The DNA region CTTATTGCGCGCAGCGCATCGCCGCAAGGTTGCGGCGATTTGTCCCGCGTGCTTTTTATCACGCGGCAAGTTGCGTTTTGTCTAAGCGGACGTACTCACAGGGGATTTTCAAGGGGGCTGTTGGAAGCCCCCTTGAACGTCCTTCTTTGGTGACTTTCTTGGACGCGCAAGAAAGTCACTCGTGCGCACGGCGAAACGTGCAATTAAAGGTTGTGGCAGGCGTCGCAGTCCTCAATATTCCCGACGATCGGGGTGGGATCGACGCCGTTCTTGCGGTAGTAATCGGCCAGCGCGGATTTGACAGCCTGTTCGGCCAGAACCGAACAGTGAATTTTGGAAGCGGGAAGACCGTCGAGCGCTTCGACAACAGCTTTGTTGGAAAGCTTGAGCGCGTCCTCAATGGTGGCACCCTTGATCATATCGGTCGCCATCGAGCTGGTTGCGATAGCGGCGCCGCAGCCGAAGGTTTTGAACTTGACGTCAGAGATGACGCCGCCCTCAATTTTTAAGTACATCTTCATGATGTCGCCGCATTTGGCGTTGCCGACTTCGCCGACGCCGTCCGCGTTTTCAATTTCGCCGACGTTGTGGGGGTTGGCGAAATGTTCCAGCACTTTATCAGAATACAGCATAATAGAACTTCCTCTCTATGACAATCAAAAATATACGGGTTACAGATTGACCGGCTCGCCTTTCATCATGTGTTCCCACATGGGGGACATGGCGCGCAGCCGTTCGATGATGGGCGGGACGCTTTCAATGATATGATCGATGTCCGCGTCATTGTTCCAGTCGGTGATCGAGATACGCAGAGAACCATGCGCAACCTCATGGGAAAGGCCGATTGCAAGCAGCACATGGCTGGGATCGAGCGAACCGGATGTGCAGGCGGAACCAGAGGAGGCGCAGATGCCGACAAGATCGAGCGACAGAA from Anaerotruncus rubiinfantis includes:
- the nifU gene encoding Fe-S cluster assembly scaffold protein NifU codes for the protein MLYSDKVLEHFANPHNVGEIENADGVGEVGNAKCGDIMKMYLKIEGGVISDVKFKTFGCGAAIATSSMATDMIKGATIEDALKLSNKAVVEALDGLPASKIHCSVLAEQAVKSALADYYRKNGVDPTPIVGNIEDCDACHNL